GAAGCTGCCAGACTGTTCCATCAGATAGCGTCAGCTGTTGCGCATTGCCATGACAGTGGAGTCGTACTGAGAGACCTCAAGTTAAGGAAATTTGTCTTTAAAAATCAGGACCGGTAAgatatgctatttaaaaaaaaaaaaaaaagtttagccttGTATATTCCCATGAGTACTGTAGTTTTTTAATGCATTACcttcattttcctttctaaaatgtgttaactgtttgtattcatttatcaTGTAGTCAAACTTGATTATACAGAAACCAGAAATACCAGACAGGATGTAAATATCTAAGTTTAAAGGGCTTTGGCACAAGGTTGGATTTCACTCCCTGTTTCCCAGTTGTATATAAGTTGGTGTCCGGTTTCCATCACTAACAGATGCGTCTTAGGAAGGGTGTGCACCTATCAAGAGTTAGTCTTGAtttgtgtgtgtggcaggcttCTCCAAAGTTAAAGAAACTCTATCTGTCATGTATATTGATTATCCTCTATCCTGTTCCCTCCTCTGATAAGACAGTAGTAAGATAAACGTCAGCTTAATCACTACATAAGCACAGAGCCCTTTTATTTGTGATACAGGCCTATGTTTTACAGTAGGTAAGATCAAGGTACCTAATTCATTTTGCCAGACATTTTTAAAgcagtatttatttcttaatgtaaatgcatttgcaATTGACGAAAGGATGTGTATTTTCTGCATAGTGTCCTAAAATTGTACTAAATATGTAATATTTGTTTCCCTCCACACTTTGACGCAGTTTATTCAGGGATAGCCACGTTACCACATGCACCCAAGCATGAGTTTTATGACATTTGTACTACTTTAACAGTACCGAAGATGCCAAATGAACTCATTCAGATGGGCATGGGCAATGGGCACAATGTGCCAGACTGATAGTGCTACTTCTGTAAACTGGAGTGTGACATTAACCTGAAATCGGACACAAAGCAGAATAAGAGCTGGTCATGATACTGACATCGTTGCCATACACTCTGGCATGCTGGCAGTTTCCTAATGAAGCTTGAAATGAACATTTATCACCCTTGACCTATTTTCGTTGAGGCTTATTTGGTCTGCAGTTATAACTGTGCTCCCCCACCCCAATCATAAATGGTATTCCAGCATTAAGGTTGTGGCTGTgggaatgtattattttttgaaaGCTGACTCCAATCACTATAATACATGTGTTTTGTGTATAATGTATTGAAATCCATTAGCCTCTAGACCATATAACTATTGATTGTACAGTATAAACCTGCAACCTTTATTACCCCACTGCGATTCTACAAATAGGTGACATGATCTGATCCATTGGATGAAGCAACTcctaaaaaaaggtttaatcTATTAATAGTTTGGTTATTAAGAACCTTTTGTCCTTGGTATCccttttgttaaatgtaatacttttgctcttttttttttatatgtaatgcaAAGTAAAGGGACATGTCATTTATTCAGTAGTTTTCCTTcttgtgtgcagtatatgtaatgCTCTTAGTAGGGATAAATGCTTGGCATTATGTAGTTTGCATATATGTTCTCGTAAGGGAATAGTCAGCGGCATAAATTAAACTGTTATACGGTATTTGTggacatttaaaaagaataaatctCAATCTAACGGTGGATTGTAGCCTTCTGATAGTTGTCAGCTTATCAACATAGATGATATAATGACCATCCTGGATTGGCAGTTTTTTCTGGTGACTCATTGCTAGCTGGTAAATCACAATGGAATTGAAATCTAAACAGGTGGAAGAGGTTTGGGAATGCAACAAAAGAAAGGTTTCTTTCCATATGAAGTATGGATTCCAAATCATAATCCTGTGTGTATAGGAAGTTTATCCCAGTTTGATTTTCAATGCATTAAAAAAGGATAGCAATTTAACAGCCTGTTAAAAGTGTGACGcacaattgtgtgtgtgcgtCGTAACCTGGAGCTTGATTTGCCAGAAGTGTCAGTCCTATAGCCTACATGTAAGAATGAGCGCCATCTAGAACAGCCACTTTGTCTTGACAGAAATGAAACTTGATTCACTGTTGATATTCACTAGAATCATTGTAACTCCATAAAGGTGAtaggacaaaataataatataataataataataataataataataataataataataataataataataataatttgaagctactttgtAATCCCCAGACTGCTACATTTTGACCTGTTTTGATGATTTTCATTGTTGTATTTTGCCAGCACCATTGTGTGAGTAGTGTCAAGACTCAATGACCAATGCCACAATTTTATTTGCAAATACAACAtttagtttattatatattttacgaAAATCAAAAGATGTAATTCCATCGTGACTGAATTTATAAACTTAACTGCCAACAAACGGCTTGTGGTTGGGTTTTAAGTGGCAGTCCTGGGTTGTAAATCCAATGTGTAAGAACTCAAATTCCTGTCCTGGATGATCTATTCCATTTGCCTATTTAGTCCTGATTTTGTTAACTGTTTTATGtagttggaacaaaaaacaaaaaaaaaaaaaaagattggttgaTAATTTGATCACAAAAAGGGAACAGAAGAGCTTTCACTATCCAATAAAGAAACCAAGGCAAAATCTGCTGGGGAAATATGTGCAATTGTGAGATACAATGGATGGGTTTCTTTCTTTATAGCTTCCTCTTCTGTGGGACAAAGATGTATTTCCTGTATGAGGCCTGTTTGCTGCCCTTTGATTTCTCTTTTGTGGTTTTGATTTAGTAAGGCTGGGAAAGAATTCAAAAACAGAATAacttccttattttattttttgttttatataaggcATTGACAGTACCTACTGTGTTGTAAATCCGTCATGCATTCTATTGGTAGCTGACATTGTATATGCCTTTGGATTGCCATTATTGCATGACATAGGTGCCATTTCTGTGGGTAGATAAatgctgtaaagccataaatatttgcgaccaaaatatttggtgagTCACaaccataaaacctattttgctccagaaatgttggtgtaattttttttttttttttttttcatatgtgaaacACACAATAGAAGGTTCgcaaatatttaagttttttttaaatgaagatacATTTTAAGGGTGTCAGAATAATTGACAAGCCTCCAAAGGGTGTGGAGTAGATTATTATACGACCTCTTCAGAAGTATAATAACATAGTGCACAGTACAGCTGTGTTTATCACAGTATATTTGTTTGTAcgttattgcatttttttttttttttaaattaaaccacCTAATTTGGTGATTATTTCATTTGGTAGATCTTGTCTTTATTTAGTGTAGGATTTCAAATAATGTAATCCACTGGTTTGTCAACCATCTTACTATTAAGTGAAGCCATCAAATACTTATAAATTGGCATGTTTTTTGAACATGTGTCTGGCTAATCGTTAACTGGTACAATAGGTGCTCCAGAAGGGATGTTATGTTACCTGAAAATCCTgagtgtgtttttataaaattgtttttgAAATCTTACagattctttcctttttttttttcttttttttttaggggttttGTTAAATTAGAAAGTCTGGGGGATGCATACATTTTGGAGGGAGAAGATGACTCTCTGTCCGACAAACATGGCTGTCCGGCCTACGTGAGTCCTGAGATCCTGAACACAAGTGGCAGCTACTCTGGAAAGGCAGCAGATGTGTGGAGCCTGGGTGTGATGCTTTATACTATGTTAGTTGGACGCTACCCCTTCCATGATGTGGAGCCTAGTTCTCTGTTCAGCAAGATCCGCCGAGGGCAGTTTAGCATTCCTGAAACTCTCACCCCCAAGGCGAAATGCCTTATCCGCAGCATCCTCCGCCGAGAGCCTGCTGAACGGCTCACGTCTCGGGAAATCTTGGACCACCCCTGGTTTGCTTCAGATATCCATGCCTCCAGTTCAGGATGTGGTGGAAATAAGGAGGCTTCAGATCAGCTGGTGCCTGATGTTAATATGGAAGAAGAGTTGGACAAGTTTTTCAGCTGAGCAGCACATACACAAGTGAGCATGTCTGGAAGACACAATGGCTGAAGACTTTTATAACATGAAGGAGTCCTTTTCCGACCCCATTTATTCGCACCCAGGATCAACCTagcttggcagcaaatgcagtATCTTTAGTAAGCTTTGAGGAGCTGCAGGACGTATGAAATGCAGATGAAATGTAGCAATTTCTTTGGAAAGTGGTGCTATCAAGTTAGATTGATACTAGTGGGGGAAactacaaacacaataaaaataaaaaggcaacatgGAGCATAGCTTCTCATCTCATAAAGccaagggggggaaaaaaagaaaaacagttgaCTGTACATGCAGCATAATACTCCATTTTTGTTTATAAAGATAGCTGGCaagacacaaataataataaaaaaaaaaaaaatatatatatgtttgttttttgattcGACACACATTTGGCATCgtactgttaaatatattttttttttggtttttcttggCATTCAGGTAACAAGCAATTTCTAGTACACAGGTACACAGACAAAATGTGGGTGCTAACATAGACAACTACTACAACAATAAATCAGTTAATTTCTCTATATAGCCATTTTCAGCAACTTGTGTAATTCAACCTCATTTATTCAACGTCAGCTACTTGgtattcttgtattttttttcttctttttttatgatttgctCCCATAAGGGAAAAGTAACTTATTTACTGAACTGTTTGTCGACTGCCTTTGCCGCAGTAAGCTAGTCTAATTTCAAACCAATTGTGTAACTGctattttaaaagatgtattatttttattaagttcATAAAATATACAGGGTTTAGAAATACTTGCTTCCAGATCTGACATAACGCACTTGattttcagggggggggggggggggggtaagaaaAGAGAACCA
The Polyodon spathula isolate WHYD16114869_AA chromosome 5, ASM1765450v1, whole genome shotgun sequence DNA segment above includes these coding regions:
- the LOC121315522 gene encoding tribbles homolog 2-like, which translates into the protein MNIQRSTPINITRYGRSRHKNHDFEELSCLRTTESIQSFSPNLGSPSPPETPNSSHCISCIGKYLLLETLEGDHVFRAAHLHSGEEFVCKVFDIARYQESLAAYFCLSAHENINQIAEILLGEARAYVFFEKSHGDMHSFVRTCKKLREDEAARLFHQIASAVAHCHDSGVVLRDLKLRKFVFKNQDRGFVKLESLGDAYILEGEDDSLSDKHGCPAYVSPEILNTSGSYSGKAADVWSLGVMLYTMLVGRYPFHDVEPSSLFSKIRRGQFSIPETLTPKAKCLIRSILRREPAERLTSREILDHPWFASDIHASSSGCGGNKEASDQLVPDVNMEEELDKFFS